A section of the Candidatus Atribacteria bacterium ADurb.Bin276 genome encodes:
- the tsf gene encoding Elongation factor Ts: protein MSYDAKVVYELRNRSGAGVMECKKALEETKGDIEKACELLRKKGIETAAKKQNRSTEQGLIGSYVHTDGKIGVLVEVNCETDFVARTEEFISFVKELTLQIAAQAPRWVAIEDVPEDIRKEEEKIYQAQLSESGKPEAVQKKIIEGKLNKFYQDNCLLEQEYIRDNDKKIKELLVETIAKVGENIVIKRFVRLKLGEE from the coding sequence ATGAGCTATGATGCAAAAGTAGTTTATGAGCTTAGAAACCGAAGTGGTGCAGGAGTTATGGAATGTAAAAAAGCCTTAGAGGAAACCAAGGGAGATATAGAAAAAGCCTGTGAGCTTCTTCGTAAGAAGGGAATTGAAACAGCGGCCAAGAAGCAAAACCGGTCAACCGAACAGGGCCTCATTGGTTCCTACGTTCATACTGACGGAAAGATAGGAGTATTGGTAGAAGTCAATTGTGAAACTGATTTCGTAGCCCGTACCGAAGAATTTATCAGCTTTGTCAAAGAATTAACTCTTCAAATTGCAGCTCAAGCTCCCCGCTGGGTTGCGATTGAAGATGTGCCTGAAGATATTCGTAAGGAAGAAGAAAAGATTTATCAAGCTCAGCTCAGTGAAAGCGGTAAGCCTGAAGCGGTCCAAAAGAAAATTATTGAAGGGAAGTTGAATAAGTTTTATCAGGACAATTGTCTGCTCGAACAGGAATATATTCGAGATAATGATAAAAAAATTAAAGAATTATTAGTGGAAACTATTGCCAAAGTGGGCGAGAATATTGTTATTAAACGTTTCGTGCGTTTAAAACTTGGTGAAGAATAG
- the pyrH gene encoding Uridylate kinase: MGSLSSGIDNRVLEYFTQEIKQIHRLQVEIAIVVGGGNIFRGRTAGDRGISRVTADNMGMLATVINALALQDFLENADIPTRVQTAIEMRAVAEPYIRRRAIRHLEKGRVVIMAAGTGNPYFTTDTAAALRAAEIKADAVIKATKVDGVYESDPVANRNAVKYETISYLDVLNLGLKVMDSTAVSLCMDNNIPIIVFNFNQTGNLLRVIIGDKIGTIISQEGGKWPNN, from the coding sequence ATGGGGTCACTCTCTTCGGGCATTGATAACCGAGTTTTAGAGTATTTTACCCAAGAGATTAAGCAAATCCACCGATTACAGGTAGAAATAGCTATAGTCGTTGGTGGTGGAAATATATTTCGAGGACGTACTGCCGGAGATCGGGGAATAAGCCGGGTGACCGCTGATAATATGGGGATGTTAGCGACGGTTATTAATGCGTTAGCTCTTCAAGATTTTCTTGAAAATGCTGATATCCCCACTCGAGTCCAAACAGCTATTGAAATGAGAGCGGTGGCCGAACCTTATATTCGAAGACGTGCCATCCGCCACTTGGAAAAAGGACGGGTGGTCATTATGGCAGCTGGAACGGGAAATCCATATTTTACAACCGATACTGCAGCTGCTCTCCGAGCCGCCGAGATCAAAGCCGATGCTGTTATTAAAGCAACTAAAGTTGATGGTGTATACGAATCAGATCCGGTAGCGAACCGGAATGCGGTCAAATATGAGACTATCAGTTACCTTGATGTACTGAATCTAGGACTGAAGGTTATGGATTCGACCGCAGTTTCTTTGTGCATGGATAATAATATTCCGATCATTGTTTTTAACTTTAACCAAACTGGCAATCTTTTACGAGTAATTATAGGTGATAAAATTGGAACTATTATTTCTCAGGAGGGAGGAAAATGGCCGAACAATTAA
- the frr gene encoding Ribosome-recycling factor, translating into MAEQLKDLLKDVEKRMKAAITVLREELSRVKTGRATPALIENVIIDYYGSMVELKTIASINTPDAKTIIVQPWDKNALQPIEKGIWKSDLGFNPVVDANIIRINVPPLTEERRKEIAKFTKKTAEEAKVAIRNLRREANEGIKKLEKDGVISEDESKKSVAEAQKMTDEFINEIDGIWEKKEKEIMSI; encoded by the coding sequence ATGGCCGAACAATTAAAGGATTTATTGAAAGATGTTGAGAAAAGAATGAAAGCGGCTATTACTGTTTTACGAGAAGAATTGTCCCGTGTGAAAACTGGACGAGCCACTCCGGCTCTCATTGAGAATGTGATTATTGATTACTATGGAAGTATGGTTGAATTAAAAACCATAGCATCGATCAATACACCCGATGCAAAGACCATTATTGTTCAACCCTGGGATAAAAATGCCCTCCAACCGATTGAAAAGGGTATTTGGAAATCCGATTTGGGTTTTAATCCAGTGGTTGATGCTAACATTATTCGAATCAATGTTCCTCCATTAACCGAAGAAAGGCGAAAGGAGATTGCCAAATTTACCAAGAAAACAGCCGAAGAAGCCAAGGTTGCAATCCGTAATTTAAGACGAGAAGCTAATGAAGGAATAAAAAAGTTGGAAAAAGATGGAGTAATATCTGAGGATGAAAGTAAAAAATCAGTTGCGGAAGCTCAGAAAATGACTGATGAATTTATCAATGAAATAGATGGAATATGGGAGAAAAAAGAGAAGGAAATCATGAGTATTTAG
- the ispU gene encoding Ditrans,polycis-undecaprenyl-diphosphate synthase ((2E,6E)-farnesyl-diphosphate specific) translates to MGEKREGNHEYLDFGIHHVAIIMDGNGRWAQARGKPRLEGHRQGVETVRMVVKETWDEKIPFLTLYSFSTENWRRPINEVQGLMQIFIEAIDRYADELHQNQVKVRFIGKKEGFPGHLTERMENLEKLTGQNQGLTLNLALNYGGRDEIIRAFQKFLQSSLNQEREIGEDSFRQFLDTENQPDPDLLIRTGGEKRLSNYLLWQLAYSELYFTEILWPDFSYQDYHQALADFISRKRRFGGLG, encoded by the coding sequence ATGGGAGAAAAAAGAGAAGGAAATCATGAGTATTTAGATTTTGGAATCCATCATGTTGCCATTATTATGGATGGGAATGGTCGTTGGGCACAAGCTCGAGGGAAACCGAGATTAGAAGGTCATCGGCAGGGAGTTGAGACCGTTCGGATGGTGGTTAAAGAAACCTGGGATGAGAAAATCCCTTTTCTCACCCTCTATTCTTTTTCTACCGAGAATTGGCGACGACCAATAAATGAAGTACAAGGACTGATGCAAATCTTTATCGAGGCAATAGATCGTTATGCTGATGAATTGCATCAGAATCAGGTAAAAGTTCGATTTATAGGGAAAAAAGAAGGTTTTCCTGGTCATTTAACTGAACGAATGGAGAACCTGGAGAAATTGACCGGACAAAATCAGGGTTTAACTTTGAATTTAGCTCTAAATTATGGAGGGAGGGACGAGATTATAAGAGCGTTTCAGAAATTTCTCCAAAGTTCATTGAATCAGGAAAGAGAAATTGGTGAAGATTCCTTTCGTCAATTTCTCGATACCGAGAATCAACCTGATCCCGATCTCTTAATCCGAACTGGTGGAGAAAAGCGCTTAAGTAATTACTTACTCTGGCAATTGGCTTATAGCGAGCTCTATTTTACCGAGATTCTATGGCCTGATTTTTCGTATCAAGACTATCATCAAGCACTTGCTGATTTTATCAGCCGAAAAAGAAGATTTGGGGGATTAGGCTAA
- the cdsA gene encoding Phosphatidate cytidylyltransferase, whose amino-acid sequence MTKFSQPTEFKLRTFSILLALPPFLFLIVYHDLTLIAVFAALSIFTFQEYMQMVHCKIPHRFTNVLITIAMILFYLSFLYPHSLIPIGWYIFFILLVWWSFYDRSRIVERISFFFFGIVYCIGLPFFWIKTGLDYGRWILVGFACIVWLNDIGAYLVGKKWGQHKIAPAISPGKSWEGLWGGIALSCGGALFLKIFFLSGWTVYQSLLIGLIIAVVGFIGDLFESSMKREYQLKDSGQFLPGHGGFLDRFDSFFFVAPMIYFIQTWWGG is encoded by the coding sequence GTGACCAAATTTTCCCAGCCGACGGAATTTAAACTGAGGACCTTCAGTATTCTTTTAGCTTTGCCTCCTTTCTTATTCCTAATAGTATATCATGACCTAACCTTGATAGCGGTTTTTGCTGCTCTTTCGATTTTCACTTTTCAAGAGTATATGCAGATGGTTCATTGTAAAATCCCCCATCGATTTACCAATGTGTTAATCACCATAGCTATGATTTTATTTTACCTTTCTTTCCTTTATCCTCATTCATTGATACCGATTGGTTGGTATATTTTCTTTATTCTTTTAGTTTGGTGGAGTTTTTACGATCGATCCAGAATAGTTGAACGGATTAGTTTTTTCTTTTTTGGAATTGTTTATTGTATCGGGCTTCCTTTTTTTTGGATAAAAACTGGTCTCGATTATGGTCGATGGATTCTGGTTGGTTTTGCTTGTATTGTCTGGTTAAATGATATTGGTGCGTATCTTGTTGGTAAAAAGTGGGGCCAACACAAAATAGCTCCCGCAATTAGTCCTGGTAAAAGCTGGGAGGGATTATGGGGAGGAATTGCCCTGAGTTGTGGAGGAGCCCTATTTTTAAAAATATTTTTTCTATCTGGTTGGACAGTCTATCAATCTCTATTGATCGGATTGATAATAGCCGTGGTCGGTTTTATTGGAGATCTCTTTGAATCATCGATGAAAAGAGAATATCAATTAAAAGATTCTGGACAATTCTTGCCCGGTCATGGAGGATTCCTTGACCGATTTGATTCCTTTTTTTTTGTAGCCCCAATGATTTATTTTATTCAAACTTGGTGGGGAGGCTAA
- the dxr gene encoding 1-deoxy-D-xylulose 5-phosphate reductoisomerase: MRVAVIGSTGYLGEQICNVLSYFPEFEVKVLVANVNGEKLIQQARNFRNPSIYLVNPEANFRAAGDLKESEIEVLKNRDEVKEILLGNSVDGIFFALSGVDWIDLFYDLLITNKTIWMATKEIIVAGSELWKGERDLSQHKNLIALDSEHNALHQLIQGQNKEHIAKIYLTASGGAFYEWQGDLNEITPEMALSHPNWKMGTKITIDSANLINKGLEVIEANCLFRFPYSQIDVLIQRESVIHALIERKDGFIMALLSKPDMRSVILHTLKNVRTSPREEYKLDFTRLHQLHFDYPVPDRFQGFYLAVKVGCLGGGYPAFFCGADEACVQAFLNHRIRFNHIPILLEKTLETTITKPKSVSDVIDIYNQGYKTAKNLIQQRRSLKC, encoded by the coding sequence ATGAGAGTTGCAGTAATTGGATCGACAGGTTATTTGGGAGAGCAGATTTGTAATGTTCTCTCTTATTTTCCCGAATTTGAAGTGAAGGTATTAGTTGCGAATGTAAACGGGGAAAAACTCATTCAACAAGCCCGAAATTTTCGAAATCCATCAATTTATCTTGTCAATCCTGAAGCCAATTTTCGAGCTGCTGGTGATTTAAAAGAATCGGAGATTGAGGTTTTAAAAAACCGAGATGAAGTTAAAGAAATACTTTTAGGAAATTCTGTAGATGGAATATTTTTTGCGTTGTCGGGGGTTGATTGGATTGACCTTTTTTATGATTTATTAATCACCAATAAGACCATTTGGATGGCAACCAAAGAAATCATCGTTGCTGGAAGCGAGCTTTGGAAAGGCGAAAGAGATTTAAGCCAACATAAAAATCTCATAGCACTGGATAGCGAGCATAATGCTCTCCATCAACTCATTCAAGGTCAAAACAAAGAACATATTGCCAAGATTTACCTCACAGCTTCAGGAGGAGCGTTTTATGAATGGCAGGGAGATCTGAATGAAATTACTCCTGAAATGGCTCTCTCGCATCCTAATTGGAAAATGGGAACCAAGATAACTATTGATTCAGCGAACTTAATTAATAAAGGTTTAGAAGTGATTGAAGCCAATTGCCTTTTTCGTTTTCCTTATTCTCAAATTGATGTTCTCATCCAAAGGGAAAGTGTTATTCATGCTCTGATCGAGCGAAAAGACGGCTTTATAATGGCACTTCTTTCCAAACCGGATATGAGATCGGTAATTCTGCACACTTTAAAAAACGTAAGAACTTCTCCCCGGGAAGAATATAAACTGGATTTTACCCGACTGCATCAATTACATTTTGATTATCCAGTTCCTGATCGTTTCCAGGGTTTTTACCTCGCAGTTAAGGTAGGGTGCTTGGGAGGAGGGTACCCAGCTTTCTTTTGTGGAGCCGATGAAGCTTGTGTTCAAGCTTTTCTAAATCACCGAATTCGATTTAACCATATTCCAATTCTTTTGGAAAAAACCTTGGAAACAACGATAACAAAACCAAAATCGGTATCTGATGTTATTGATATCTATAACCAGGGATATAAAACCGCGAAGAACCTGATACAACAAAGGAGATCCTTAAAATGCTGA
- the rasP gene encoding Regulator of sigma-W protease RasP, with protein MLTILATIFVIGLLVLCHEFGHFIFARWFKVRVLKFAIGYGPKIWSTQKGDTEYSIRAFPLGGFTKMAGMEDTLIEGYSEASVPDAERFDKKPIYQRSLIVAGGPAMNLFLSIILVFLVFSFMGVPTSSLKIQQVIENSPAQSAGILPGDVITSINGKTIEKMEDLSNQIALNGEKELSLTVLREQIPIEVQLTPGWDEDEKRFLIGIVYGVENRRVNPLVAFYKSVSSVIEWFVVSFLGLLYMVMGRVPMEVTGIIGIARMSGQAASYGFLNLLYFSALISVALALFNLLPIPALDGGHLLLFLYEKIRGKPMDPSKIGFFYMIGFLFIILMAIFVTYQDVLRIVTGK; from the coding sequence ATGCTGACTATCTTAGCTACCATATTTGTTATTGGGTTATTAGTTCTTTGCCATGAATTCGGTCATTTTATTTTTGCTCGATGGTTTAAGGTAAGAGTTCTAAAATTTGCCATTGGGTATGGACCAAAAATCTGGTCAACTCAAAAAGGGGATACTGAATATTCGATACGAGCCTTTCCGCTGGGTGGATTTACCAAAATGGCCGGGATGGAAGATACGCTCATTGAAGGGTATAGTGAAGCAAGCGTTCCCGATGCTGAGCGTTTTGATAAAAAGCCAATTTATCAAAGAAGCCTGATTGTGGCAGGGGGCCCTGCCATGAACCTATTTTTATCGATCATTTTAGTTTTTTTAGTGTTTAGTTTTATGGGAGTTCCAACCAGCAGTTTAAAAATTCAACAAGTTATTGAAAATAGCCCAGCTCAAAGCGCCGGGATATTACCTGGAGACGTTATTACTTCGATTAATGGCAAAACTATTGAAAAAATGGAGGATTTATCCAATCAAATCGCCCTTAACGGTGAAAAAGAACTATCTTTGACCGTATTACGGGAACAAATACCAATTGAAGTACAGTTAACTCCTGGTTGGGATGAAGATGAAAAACGTTTCTTGATTGGTATTGTCTATGGAGTTGAAAATCGCCGGGTGAATCCATTGGTTGCCTTTTATAAAAGTGTTTCTTCAGTGATAGAATGGTTTGTCGTGAGCTTTCTTGGCTTGCTTTATATGGTAATGGGACGGGTTCCAATGGAAGTGACTGGTATAATTGGAATTGCTCGTATGTCTGGGCAAGCTGCCAGTTATGGATTTTTAAATTTACTTTATTTTTCTGCATTGATTAGTGTTGCTTTGGCTCTCTTTAACTTATTGCCCATTCCAGCTTTAGATGGAGGTCATTTATTACTTTTTCTTTATGAAAAAATCCGTGGGAAGCCTATGGATCCCAGTAAAATTGGATTTTTCTATATGATTGGTTTTTTATTTATCATCTTGATGGCAATATTCGTTACTTATCAGGATGTTTTAAGAATTGTTACTGGAAAATGA
- the ispG gene encoding 4-hydroxy-3-methylbut-2-en-1-yl diphosphate synthase yields the protein MKREKTIQVFLGSVAIGGHSSISVESMGRIYPGRVDECLSEICAAAAAGSDCFRIAVPDERALSGIIQLKKYSPLPLIADIHFSPTIALKAVEAGIDGIRVNPGTWKNQLQYHQLIEKLKAGSGVLRLGANAGSLPSHLQKKGRVEALLDSIIEMLEVPQKKDFHRIILSAKSTDINETIEVYERLAATFSYPLHVGLTEAGEGFEGIIKSTIALGTILQKGIGNNIRVSLTSPNPILESQVAVEILRGVGLRQKGIEVISCPTCARTRGDVVSFVREIKAAVQKISSPSPLKLAIMGCEVNGPGEAKEADLGLAFGKSTALLFVRGKVIKTVHQQNALNELIKQLRSMVSNQMVKE from the coding sequence ATGAAACGAGAAAAAACCATACAAGTCTTTCTTGGTTCAGTTGCCATTGGTGGTCATTCATCAATATCGGTGGAGTCCATGGGGAGGATTTATCCAGGACGGGTTGACGAATGTCTGAGTGAAATTTGTGCTGCAGCAGCGGCTGGAAGTGACTGTTTTCGAATTGCCGTTCCCGATGAAAGAGCTTTGTCCGGCATCATTCAGCTAAAAAAATATTCACCCCTCCCTCTCATAGCGGATATTCATTTTTCACCGACCATTGCCCTGAAGGCAGTCGAAGCAGGTATTGATGGAATTCGTGTTAATCCTGGTACCTGGAAAAACCAGCTCCAATACCATCAGCTTATTGAAAAGTTAAAGGCAGGAAGTGGTGTGCTTCGGTTGGGTGCCAATGCCGGTTCACTCCCCTCTCATCTTCAAAAGAAGGGGAGAGTGGAGGCGCTCCTTGACAGCATAATCGAAATGCTTGAGGTTCCTCAAAAAAAGGATTTTCATCGCATTATCCTTTCTGCCAAATCAACCGATATAAATGAAACTATTGAGGTTTATGAACGCTTAGCTGCCACTTTTTCCTATCCTTTGCATGTAGGGCTTACTGAAGCTGGCGAGGGATTTGAAGGAATCATCAAATCGACAATTGCTTTAGGTACAATCCTACAAAAAGGAATTGGTAATAATATACGAGTTTCTCTCACATCACCCAATCCGATTCTTGAATCCCAGGTCGCGGTAGAAATCCTCCGAGGAGTTGGACTACGGCAAAAGGGAATCGAAGTAATTTCCTGCCCAACCTGTGCTCGAACCAGAGGAGATGTGGTATCATTTGTAAGAGAAATAAAAGCAGCTGTACAAAAGATATCATCTCCCTCTCCCTTAAAATTAGCAATTATGGGGTGTGAGGTAAATGGTCCGGGAGAAGCGAAGGAGGCTGATTTAGGGTTAGCTTTTGGAAAATCAACCGCACTTCTTTTTGTTCGAGGTAAGGTTATTAAAACCGTGCATCAACAGAATGCTTTGAATGAGCTCATAAAACAATTACGATCGATGGTATCCAATCAAATGGTGAAAGAATAG
- the proS gene encoding Proline--tRNA ligase has product MKMSALFAPTLKENPAEAEVISHSLMLRAGMIRQLSSGIYNILPLGLRSLEKIMNIVRRELNRADGQELLLPALQPGELWKETGRWEIYGPELIRFQDRRERDFCLGPTHEEVITDIARKEIRSYRQLPLLLYQIQTKFRDEIRPRFGIMRSREFIMKDLYSFDRDYEGLQVSYQKMYNAYSKIFSSFGLEYIAARADSGVIGGDISHEFLIIASSGEEKVMRCPKCLATSTQEVNDCPKCHADMEEKRGIEVGHIFQLGTKYSESMKAYFVDQDGKEKPLIMGCYGIGIGRTMAAAIEANHDENGIKWPWNIAPYEIIVIPVKLKNQASIELAKSISQQLVYEEYEAIWDDRDVSAGYKFKEADLIGFPIQVIVGEKALKNSILEIKIRSNGKRIECTREQLISVIKKIKEELVILQE; this is encoded by the coding sequence TTGAAAATGTCAGCTTTGTTTGCTCCAACACTGAAAGAGAATCCTGCCGAAGCCGAGGTGATCAGCCATAGCTTAATGTTGCGGGCAGGAATGATCAGACAACTTTCATCGGGAATTTACAATATCCTCCCTTTGGGTTTACGTTCTTTAGAAAAAATCATGAATATTGTTCGTCGAGAGCTTAACCGAGCTGATGGACAGGAACTTTTATTACCGGCTCTTCAACCAGGAGAACTCTGGAAAGAAACTGGACGGTGGGAAATTTATGGTCCGGAATTAATCCGTTTTCAAGACCGCCGAGAAAGGGATTTTTGTTTGGGACCAACCCATGAAGAGGTTATTACCGATATAGCCAGGAAAGAGATCCGTTCTTATCGACAGCTTCCTTTGCTGTTGTATCAAATTCAAACTAAATTTCGAGATGAAATCCGACCTCGCTTTGGAATAATGCGATCTCGAGAATTCATTATGAAGGATTTGTATAGCTTCGATCGGGATTATGAAGGATTACAGGTTAGTTATCAAAAAATGTATAATGCCTATTCAAAGATATTTTCATCTTTTGGTTTAGAATATATTGCAGCGAGAGCCGATTCGGGAGTAATCGGTGGTGATATTTCTCATGAATTTCTCATTATTGCCAGCTCTGGAGAAGAAAAAGTGATGAGATGTCCAAAGTGTTTGGCCACCTCAACCCAGGAAGTCAACGATTGTCCGAAATGCCATGCTGATATGGAAGAAAAACGAGGCATTGAAGTTGGCCACATTTTTCAATTGGGAACCAAATATTCAGAATCGATGAAAGCCTATTTTGTTGATCAGGACGGAAAAGAAAAACCTTTGATTATGGGATGTTATGGAATTGGCATTGGAAGAACTATGGCTGCAGCAATTGAAGCCAACCACGATGAAAACGGAATAAAATGGCCCTGGAATATCGCTCCTTATGAGATAATTGTCATACCGGTAAAATTAAAAAATCAAGCCAGTATAGAGTTAGCCAAAAGTATTTCCCAGCAACTGGTTTATGAGGAGTATGAGGCGATATGGGATGATCGTGATGTTTCCGCTGGATATAAATTTAAAGAAGCCGATTTAATTGGATTCCCTATTCAAGTAATTGTTGGTGAAAAAGCCTTGAAAAATAGTATTTTGGAAATTAAAATACGTTCAAACGGGAAGAGGATAGAGTGTACCCGGGAGCAATTGATATCAGTGATAAAAAAAATTAAGGAAGAATTGGTTATTTTGCAGGAATGA
- the crtQ gene encoding 4,4'-diaponeurosporenoate glycosyltransferase has product MGDQTETKQLNNKNHRITSIIAAYNEEKTIGPIIDVLKSVPIIEQIVVVSDGSTDRTVDIARSRNVEVVDLISNVGKGGALYRGLEYIRTDVVLLLDADLVGLEESHVLSLVHPVTEREADVTIGVFEEGRFATDFAQKIAPLLSGQRAIRTDVIQNISDLEVSRYGVEVAMNRYIRKNGVTMKLVKLPGLTHVMKEEKMGLMKGLRHRVKMYWEILKNSYGGGG; this is encoded by the coding sequence ATGGGAGATCAAACTGAAACAAAACAATTAAATAATAAAAACCACCGAATTACGTCAATTATTGCTGCTTATAATGAAGAAAAAACGATAGGACCAATTATTGATGTTTTGAAAAGTGTACCCATTATTGAACAGATTGTAGTAGTGAGCGATGGGTCAACCGATCGAACAGTTGATATTGCACGAAGTCGTAATGTTGAGGTAGTAGATTTAATTAGTAATGTAGGAAAGGGTGGTGCCCTTTATCGAGGGCTAGAGTATATAAGAACCGATGTTGTTCTCCTATTAGATGCGGATTTGGTTGGTTTAGAAGAAAGTCATGTTTTGAGTTTGGTTCATCCTGTTACCGAAAGAGAAGCCGACGTAACCATTGGGGTATTTGAAGAAGGCCGCTTTGCGACCGATTTTGCCCAGAAAATTGCTCCATTATTATCTGGACAACGGGCGATTCGGACCGATGTCATCCAAAACATATCCGATCTGGAAGTATCCCGATATGGGGTTGAAGTTGCTATGAACCGTTATATTCGAAAAAACGGTGTGACGATGAAACTGGTAAAGTTACCGGGGTTGACTCATGTGATGAAGGAAGAAAAAATGGGCTTGATGAAAGGACTTCGTCATCGAGTTAAAATGTATTGGGAAATCTTAAAAAATTCTTATGGAGGAGGAGGTTGA
- the hflX gene encoding GTPase HflX: protein MEEEVDIALNNQKLFIKTLGIVCSGHDNQTNMGADGVCQELLEISRSAGFQMSEIRDVKVLHPFPHYYLGKGKVEEIKVFLQKNPDIRGVIIDTEISPSQQKNLEKAFNIKVYTKIALIHRIFAARARSSEGKIKVAVASLQYELSRLSGRGVEMSRLGGGIGTRGPGEQKIETERRRIKQKIAQLKRELVKVNRRREVQKSLRIKKNLPIVAIVGYTNAGKSTLLNSLTNAHAYVEDRLFATLDPTARKAFLPGIGSVVFTDTVGFIREMPETLIDAFRATLDEINDADCLLEVLDASDPSYPEHHKVINRILQNMAISCRPKIIVFNKIDMVEPVPVISRDWFDDYPVVMVSAEKKIGIENLIEMIGKLLRNNRESLNITVSYQNLPQIEKEIYQHGYIENIEYRIDGMVEVHCSISREATGRIRQLDFSS, encoded by the coding sequence ATGGAGGAGGAGGTTGATATAGCTCTGAATAATCAAAAATTATTCATTAAAACCCTTGGTATTGTTTGCAGTGGTCATGACAACCAGACGAATATGGGAGCGGATGGTGTTTGTCAAGAATTACTGGAGATTTCTCGTAGTGCAGGCTTTCAAATGAGCGAGATTAGGGATGTAAAAGTTCTTCATCCTTTTCCTCATTACTATCTGGGAAAGGGAAAGGTTGAAGAAATCAAAGTTTTTTTACAGAAAAATCCTGATATTCGCGGTGTAATTATTGATACCGAAATATCACCCTCACAACAAAAAAACCTCGAAAAAGCCTTTAATATCAAAGTTTATACTAAGATAGCTCTTATTCACCGAATTTTTGCTGCGCGTGCTCGTTCTTCAGAAGGGAAGATTAAAGTTGCAGTGGCATCACTTCAGTATGAATTAAGTCGATTGTCCGGAAGGGGAGTCGAAATGTCCCGCTTGGGCGGTGGGATTGGTACCCGTGGACCAGGAGAACAAAAGATTGAAACCGAACGAAGACGCATTAAACAAAAAATTGCACAGCTTAAAAGAGAACTCGTTAAAGTGAACCGGCGCCGTGAGGTTCAGAAGAGCCTTCGGATAAAAAAGAACTTACCGATTGTTGCCATTGTTGGATATACCAATGCTGGGAAGTCGACGCTTTTAAACAGTCTTACCAATGCCCATGCCTATGTTGAGGACCGATTATTTGCCACCCTTGATCCGACAGCTCGAAAGGCATTTTTGCCAGGGATTGGTTCGGTTGTTTTTACCGATACGGTAGGATTTATCCGGGAAATGCCTGAAACACTTATTGATGCCTTTCGAGCGACTCTGGATGAGATAAACGATGCCGATTGTCTTCTTGAAGTTTTAGACGCTTCAGATCCCAGTTACCCGGAACATCATAAGGTGATTAACCGCATCTTGCAAAATATGGCCATATCATGCCGACCGAAGATTATCGTTTTCAATAAAATTGATATGGTTGAGCCTGTCCCGGTTATATCACGGGATTGGTTTGATGATTATCCAGTAGTCATGGTATCAGCCGAGAAAAAAATTGGTATTGAAAACCTGATCGAGATGATTGGTAAACTGCTGAGAAACAATCGGGAAAGCTTAAACATCACAGTAAGCTACCAAAATCTTCCTCAGATCGAAAAAGAGATATACCAGCATGGCTATATCGAAAATATTGAATATCGAATTGATGGTATGGTTGAAGTCCATTGTTCGATATCTCGAGAAGCTACCGGACGCATCCGTCAATTGGACTTTTCATCTTAA